aatgatgatgttggcctatgaggcccgtatgtcacgtgtatatgatgatgtaataaggaagatatattatgttggtactcggttgagtaaggtaccggtgcccattgcggcccatcggtttgggtcatgacaaaagtgatatcagagcagttcttTCCTAGGGattctacaagccgtgtctagtagagtcttgtttatgggtgtgtcgtgcaccacacttataagcaggaggctacaagacatttatgactgtcattctttcttcttactctagatcgtgtggtagagctcagttgtaagaactcaatttcctaaactctatcttattcgtaatacaatgatgcctacatccagaaagacggttggtaagagatatagttgtggaagagttgagttagaggaactcaatttttggcATCATGCTTataatggataaatatgaggtattcagcagatcatatgtatataagatgtgtaagcttcttgataaggatccctaaggcaagaatgcctaTACACTCTTAGGGTAGAAAGCAATGAAAGAATCAGAaagtacaagtttcaacaagtaaaataagCAAGGTGAAGAGGGGTACGAGGTACATAGTTAGTAGAGATGAACATTAtctacaattcaagcagagaaatataagcattttgagttaccttcaattgcaacaaaggtatgtacaattggacACACCCATCTCATATATGCCCCATGGAagctaacaaaagtagtataagagaaggacggatatcaggatccggctggggttatagtgacccaaaatggtggatggattatttgtgttagttgacatttctgaagtatattgcaaatgtgctaacagatctccttgtgagacacccagatggtgaacTCTACAATAGTACTGCCAGTTATGAAtattacaaagataggcactggaagccttgaagagATAAATATTATCTTTGTGTGATTTCCGTCACTAGTAGAGCaagaacgttaagcaacccgaagagccactggatggagtaaagggaagctaaaagcaaaagaatgtcttgttgaagttttcagaataaagtgatagacaaaaatattagcagggaaataagaagagagttaatgaagcattatgagtaagatgaaatacatggatgacaacggtagatcaaaaagatgatagtattacagagtctatagtcaattcaaggaagatacgttacgttggtactcggttgagtaaggtaccgggtgcccatagcagcccatcggtttgggtcatgacacttatagattatcaataacaaggcattttaattcaagactttagatacacatttgagcaactagCCAAATAATGGGTCTCagacacatgtgatttcttacacaattcgacatgctagttttcattagaatcacgcttcaaatcataacatattaacacacagcccatgtaatcaccttctcaaatagtagCTCAACAAAAAAATGTTTGGAATACAAtttgaacgcatatatcttttgacacaagccttgttcggaataatcaatttataatgagcaaataggacttacaaggccattgagGGGTTCAATACTAAAAGAggagtttaaccaacataccttgtttgagctttccttaagttactacaatgtcccAACTCTTCTatcaataacaatctataggaagatagcaaaaatcggataataattagaaggattcacatgatgtaactctcttaggaattttgtcaaacacctagtatgcaaaatagactataaaGCTGTACAATGgtaattgtcacgccccaacctcgggaagcgcggccgacgctcaaccgagtgaacccgactgagcaaacttgttagatactttctacccaattcacccatgatcaagacaaGACGcaattttattaattagacagaaggaagttcatacatacaacaTTAAACCGTTTCATTGGCTATTGTTCCTTTaggcctcaaaatacacatttcttatagttcgaatggaacaagtgatcaaacacaacataacttacttagcattcccaacacccatatacaacccacatagtgtctacggagcctctaaagatacaaaagagagtaaagatggtgtcggcaacaaggctccgtcTATACCTCagaaagtgaccacaatataaacaaaaggcacaatacatgaccccgaaatgaaatggaGCTCACTGAGTCCGCttagaagaggatgcaacactacttgtgatcaacattgtctgctatataaccacctgcatccatttaaagatgcagtgcccccgacaaaagggacgttagtaccgtcgaatagcactaatatgtaaagctaaacaccaactcaatagaatgaataataatacaagaggaacagtcaagaattcaataagggcttcaaataatgtagaaacgacaatgttaaggatcatatacattttcaagtcaaTTCCGTATTATTAAGTTGGGTGATCTTTaccaccaatattccacaattcacaatacctctgtattcttacacggagtccgatctcggcccgatcggctaggccactcatttgagacattaccacaatttcattataatttacagcacagtaccaccatgtgtgcgacatggcatcCAATCAagtcccgatcggctaggccatctcatttgagacattacttTCTTCAGTCAATCATttcacatcgtacttcttaacaattacaaagtcattcttggaacttggccgtatttcataattccagttcccttttccacgttcaaatatcattatcattatcaacatcaatagtgcttcccattcaagacattaattcacatatgagcaatttaggaaatcgtaggcacatagaggcctttcatacaatttggcataacaacttttatttcggtcttgacatgaagtttgaacattcctaacacatattccacatttttgaacatattctcaaatggtaagatgacatgatgaagcatttagaataaacattgaacaaacatccttcaacacaaccacactaggaaaagccaattcaataatgatcaaggacttactccaattacatgaacaccgtgggattcgattctaagaagaagggggtttagccaacatacctcaattgagcttgtCAAACTTTAAAATGattcagaattcttagcaacttcaatctattttagaaatataacaagttgaaccaaaaattaggaagatgatcatggttttagctcatttgagcattttatcaaacactaggtgtgcattaaggtttgaaggctcttttgtggaagattccatcatttcccaacccactctctaccattcttagctcacaaccttcccacatacttcaaggatacatacATGCAggacaacaacccccacacccaagaattgccactctaattaccccattttttttacaaaatttcgaaattgagagctaggacatagattctcacctttagggtgaagacttcctttgttaatcctcaatgattgagcaagaattgatgggtaATGGTTAAAGATTGCTCCCCCACTATAAGAATTCTCCCTCTCACTCTAGAATATCATAAATGTCTTCAAAAATGACTATGGGGTGTGCTTTAATGGAATTgagtcgggtttaaaaacccctaAAATGAAGCTCTAGAacgggttctgcggtcgcatatgtgaccgcatagtggttatgcggtccgcgaaatgaccgcgaaaatTGGTGCCAGAGCTGGAAAGAAACTGACCTAGTCtccggtcactatgcggcccgcagacctattctgcggtcgcagaatgcaCCACagaatggttctgcggtcgcatagtgcaccgcataacctccctccaaaaaatcccaaGGTCGGATATACGACAAGAATGCGGCTTGTGAAacggttatgtggtcgcataatggccgcgaaattaggcataaaaaatgccccagaaatctgccccactctgcgaccagtcggcggtccgtagagtggttctgcggccgttgattgggccgcagaaatgcgtacttctgcccaaCGTTTTCctcaactccccaatgcactgaTCAATCCAAAATGTTTGAACCGCGGTGAGCAAGTTTGACGCGAAgcatttctattattattaacctctacgcctactttggcatcacggaattcgagtttttaggaagaattttacggggccttacatcctcccccacttaacaTCATCCATCCTTGAATGAGGATCAGGGTCTgctattagcaccttatgcaactcagtttttgtTTCATACCTTTCActagcaaccccaaatttaactaacttcccgaatttccaaatatttcaccaaagtttcctttgtaactaggcctatccacctgtcagagagccccagaaacacatcttacaaacatatgcacaacTCAATGACGTAATAAGCTCATAACAGTACCAATCGTGGCCTCATAAGAAACACATAAtcaaaaaggaacacctttacattatctgaacaagtgatacaaaattcgtAGGCGATAAGTTCATAAATgaaaggattacacagctattcaaacaagtaaggatagttcttcttcatttcttcctcggccacccacgtggcctcttcaacttgCTGATTTTGCCATAGCattttcacggaggcaatttctttattccttaactttcggacttgtctatcaagaatggcaaccggaatttcttcatatgacaattcttcattaacctcaatggtctcaaccgacaCGATAGCTGAcggatttccaactaccttcttcaacatggacacatggaataccgggtgcactaatgacatctcgggtggtagctcaagattTTATGCTACCTGACCGATCCTCTGGATGATTctgtacggcccgacatacctcgcactcaattttcctttcttaccaaatcgcattacacctttcatgggggaaatcttcaagaatacccaatcatcttctttgaactccaagtctctgcgacgaacatccgaataggatttttgacgactgtgagtagttttcaaccgctcctttctgatcttaactttttccatagactgatgtacaaggtctggccatatcaactcttcttccccaatctcgaaccacccaatgggagatctacatctcctaccatataatgcctcaaatggtgccatctgaatactaggaTGAAAGCTGTTGTTATGAGAAAAcactatgagtggcaaatgatcatcccagctacccttgaaattaagaacacaagcacaaaacatatcctcaagcgtctgaatagtccgctctgcttgcccgtcggtctgtggatggaaggttgtactaagatttacctgagtacccaaaccttgctgaaatttcttccaaaaattggccgtgaactgagcccctcgatcgaaaTTGATAGAAACTGAAgtgccatgtagcctgactatttccttgatataaaactgagcatattgttccgctgtgtcggtagatttaaccgGCAAGAAATGAGCtaatttcgtgagtcggtccacgatcacccaaattgagtcaaacttgcgcggagtgcgggGTAATACTACCACGAAATCCATgttaatcatctcccacttccacattggcatttctatgttctgtgccaacccaccaggccattGATGcttggccttcacttgctgaaaatttagacaccttgccacaaagtccgccacattccttttcatgacattccaccaatagacttccttgagatcgtgatacatctttgtagaacctggatgaacggaatacctagaagcgtgagcctcagtcatgattaTTTCCCAGAGACCATCTACATTCataacacatagtcgcccttggtaccttagtctaccatcatctatgccaagactaaaagccatagttttatgtttttgaatcccctccttcaattgcaccagaAATGGATCGTTggattgcttctctttgacttccacaacaaacgatgattcatccctattttgcataattacccctccttcattagagtcagtaagacgaactcccaaactagccaatggatggacttccttggccaatggcctttgatatacctccaagtgtgctaaactacccatagatttccgggtaagcgcatccgccacaacattggctttccccggtcgtaatccttgagtatttcaaaccatcttctctacctcagatatagctccttttgtttgaaaatatattgaagactcttgtgatccatgaatacctccacatggaccccatacaaatagtgacgccaaatttttaatgcaaaaactgccgccgccagttctaagtcatgtgttagataattcttttcatgatttttgagttgcctagaagcataggctataaccttgccgtgttgcattaatacacactcaagaccaattcttgaagcatcgcaatataccacaaacccttttgtaccctctggcagggtgaacaccggcgccgtagtcaatTTCAATTTCATCTCCTGAAAGCTCTTTTCACAAGTATTGGACCATTGGAATttaaccgctttctgagtcaatttagtcaatgaagaggcaagagtagagaacccctccacaaacttcctgtaataccctgctaagcccaagaaactgcgaatcttggTGGgcattgtaggtctaggccaattcttaaCTGCTGAAatattttgaggatcaaccttaattccttacTTAGAGACAACATAACCCAAAAATGTGACAGATTTGAGAAAAaaatcacactttgaaaactttgcatacaattggtaccgatgaagagtctgcaaaactaccttgagatgatcggcatggtcctcccgacctcgtgaatacacaagaatatcgccAATGAACACTAttacaaaggagtcgaggaaaggcttgaaaacccgattcataaggtCCATGAAGGCTGCTGCGGAATTTGTTAGACcaaaggacattaccagaaattcaaggtgcccataccgggttctgaaagctattttcggaatatcctactCCCTGATCTTCAGTTGGTGGTACCCGAATAGGAAATCAATTTTcgagaagtatctagcaccctgtaactgatcaaacaaatcatctatttttggtagtgggtatttttttttgattgtgaccttgttgagatGTCGATAGTAAATACACATCCTCAAcgatccatccttcttccttacaaagagaaccggtgcaccccatggtgacacactcggtcggatgaaacccttctctaacaaatccttcaattgctcctttagctccttcaattctgctggtgccattctgtatggcgaaatagatataggctgcgtgcctggcatcacatcaaccccaaaatcaatctccctatctggcggaatcccagagagctcatcaggaaagacctctggaaatgcattcacaactggcacagactcgagtgtaggtgcctcaacagtggtgtccgtaactcggaccaaatgatagatacaccccttgttaatcatcttcatggccttaaggtatgaaataaacctacccttcggcatcacattatcccccttccactcaacgaCTGGCCcattaggaaattcaaaccttacagttctagttcggcagtcgagcttagcaaaacatgaataaagccaatccattcctataattacatcaaaataaaccatccccaattcaatgagattggccacggtgtcccgaccacgcaccatgacaacacaatccttataaacccgtgcggccacaatagactcaccaaccggagtagatacagagaacaacTCAGGAagttattccggttctatcccaaattccatagcaacataaggggtaacataggacaaggtggaaccgggatcaatagaagcatatacatcatgagtttggacagtcaatatacttgtgacaacatctggagaagcctctgtaTTCTGGCGACCGCTCATAGCGtagaaacggctgggtcctcctgaactctgcgtATCACCTCTAGCTGCACCAAGCCCTGCTGGTGCCGGAGTGCCCcaagctggagggggtgctgaagatgtagcagctacaAAACTGGATGGATATGTTGTGCCCCTGCCCGtaccctggcgggatgaacgacactccctctgaatatgagcCCTCAATCCacacccgtaacatataggtaagtccatgtagcaaatccccgagtgcatcctcccacacctggcgcatgggggcctccgctgctgtgGGAATCTCCCTCGGGATCGGCCCTTGTGGTGGGGTCCCCTGCCACCCTAATTGGGCCTGAAGTGACTCCCATGCTGCTGACTGTGCACCACTGGCGGTGCACTGGAGGAAGACTGAGCATGAGACTGGGttggccctgatgatcctcccctgaaagctgatcttccctcaccaaatgactccccaaagttgcccgcggatcgggccttgctggtaccctctcgctccctcCTGTTCCTTAACTTgcggtcctctgtagcttgagcaa
The DNA window shown above is from Nicotiana tomentosiformis chromosome 8, ASM39032v3, whole genome shotgun sequence and carries:
- the LOC138897382 gene encoding COPII coat assembly protein sec16-like — translated: MDLPICYGCGLRAHIQRECRSSRQGTGRGTTYPSSFVAATSSAPPPAWGTPAPAGLGAARGDTQSSGGPSRFYAMSGRQNTEASPDVVTSILTVQTHDVYASIDPGSTLSYVTPYVAMEFGIEPE